DNA from Asticcacaulis excentricus:
ATGGCTTTCGATCTTAAGCTCACGCAGCATTCGTAGTGCGGTGATACCATAGACCGCACCGGACGCTCCGGATATGGCTACGATAAGTCTTTGATTAGCTTCCGCCATTGCCGCGCGTCCTTTTTGTTGCCACAATAAGTGGCTCATAAGATTAAGCTTTTACTAAATATGAATCTCGCAAATCCGTGATCGGATGTAATGGATCGTGATTACACAGTAAAGCGTTTTGGGTGTTCCCTATACGTGTTCAGGCCTCGATCCGACCACGGAGAATGTGGGAAAAGGGATGGGGTTCCGGTCGGCAGTATCCTCTTCCGGCCCAGTCTTACGAGCAAAGGAGATAGCTCATGAGCATCGAAGCGAGAGTGCGTGAACTTGATCACCGTCATCAGGTCCTCAAGGACACCATCGCCCGCGAATCGCGTTCGCCTTCGGCGGACTCGCTCTATCTCAAGGAACTTAAGCGTAAGAAGTTGAAACTGAAGGATGAAATCGACACTATCAAAGCCACTCTGCGACAGGAACGAACGTATGAGACTCTCCAGTGATGGGGGGTGATGGCTTTTTGAAACACGAACGCCGGAGGGGACACCTCCGGCGTTTTTTTGTGGCAAAGTCATCCGGGTTCAGGGGCTTGCTCGCTACTTGACCGCTATTTCGAACGGGCTGACCGGAAGGGTGGCGTCGGTGAGATTGCACACCGGCGAGTCCCCCCAGCAGTAGCGCACGCGGGTGGCCGAAGCCGCCGAAGGTCCGCTCAGCACCAGCGTGTCACCGGCCAGGCGCGCCTCGGCGTACTGACAGCTTCCAACGCCCTCGCCACACAGTTCAAAGCGCACAGCCGCCTGTCCATCGCTGGTTTTCAACGCACCGTCGAGCTGAGCGAAGCGCACGCTTAGCTGCCCGTTGGCGCGGGTGGCTTCGATCGGGACGCCACCGGAGGGCGACAGCGCTGCCTTATAGATCAGGCTTTGCGCCGCACGCGACAGGCGCTTGCCCACGGTCAGCTTGTCGCGCGGGTGGATGTCGAGCGGATTGCCGATGTCGATGGTAACGGCATAGGCGGCGCGCTTGTCATTCAATGCGGCGCGGCGTTGCGCCTCACGCACCCCTGACCAGCCGGACTCGACGGGCGCGGTGGGGATGGTCCCGAAATTGGCCAGTTGCACCAGCAGGAAGGCCGTATCCGGCCCGAACTGCTGCCGCCAGTCGGCCATCAACCCGGCCATCAGCGCCTCATACTTCGCCGCTTCGCCCGTATTGGATTCGCCCTGATACCACAGCGCCCCGGTCAGGGCATACGGCCCGATGGGGGCGATCATCGCCTGATGCAGGGTGATCAGGCCACCGGTCGGGTCCCAAGGCGCGGTCGGCGGGAAGCGGACGTTTTGCGGCGGCTGCCAGTAGCGCCAGCCGGTTTTTAAGGGCTTGGCCGTGCCGTTGGCCAGCCGCAACTCACGCACGGCATCGCCATACATGCCGCCCTTGGCCCACAGATCAACGGCCTGAACCACGATAAGATTATCACCGGCTTTCAAGGTGCCCGCGGGCAGTTTGTAGGCGCGCGGCGAACCGGGCGCGGAGGTGTAACCGATGGCGACGCCATTTACAAAGGTCAGGTCGAGATCGTCAATGGCCCCCAGGCTGAGCGTTGCGCCCGCTTTTGCCTCTTCGGCGCTGAGTTTGACATTGATGGCGTACCACAGCGGCCCATTGTAGTCGCTTAGGGCCTTGACCCCCCAATCATCGAAATTACGGCTGACATCAGGGACGGCGGCCCAGCCGCTCAGGGCCTGCGGCGTCACCGCCCACGGCGTCCCCGGCCCGCCTGCGGCCTGCCACCATTGCTCAAAGACCTGCCCATAGGCCCCGGCCCCCTTGACGGTATCGGAGGCATAGGCGTCGAGCATGTCGAGCCCCTCCTGATAACCGCCGATCTTTTGCAGGGCGGCGCGGCTCATCCACGGCTGAATCTTCGACCCGCCCCAGGAGGCATTGATCAGGCCGATGGGCACATTGACGTGCGTTTGCAGATCGCGAGCAAAATTATAGCAAACGGCTGACCAGTTGGGCGTGGTGGCGGGGGACGCCGTCTGCCATTCGGTCGGGGTGACGAAATGCGATTGCGGCGTGAAGGCCTGCGTCTTCTGCACCGTCATCATGCGGATGGTCGGGTTTGCCGAGGTGGCAATCTGCTCCGCCGCCCCGATGGTGTCCTTCAGGTTCCATTCCATGTTCGATTGACCGGAACAGAGGAAGACATCCCCAACCAGCACATCGGACACCGCCTGTTTCACTGCACCCGCTGAGGCCATTAGCACATAGGGACCACCCGCTGGCATGGGCGGCAGTTCGGCGCGCCAATGCCCGGTCGCGTCCGTCAGCGCCGTCACGCGGGCAGAGCCGAAGCTCAGCGTCACCGTCTCGCCCGGCCGGGCCTCGCCCCAGACGGGGACGGGCCGGTCACGCTGAAGCACGGCGTGGTCGCGGAACACCTCAGCCAAGATGGGTTTGTCCTGCGCCTGCGCCGCCATAGGCAGGCTGAGCGCGATAAGACCGGCAAGCCAGTGTCGTCGCATGGTAATAACTCCCTGTGTGTTCTTGTTAGCGCTAACGCTAAGGCCGAAAGGCCCCACAGGTCAACGGCAAAAAGCCCTATGCCGTCTAACGCTTTACCGCCCTCATCGCCTCGGTAATGGCCACGGTTTTCACGCTGACCGTGGTGACGCGCTGCAACAGGTCGATCACCGTCTCCTTATAGTCGGCAAAGCGGTAGGTGTTGAACTTTTCGCGGATGGTTTTGTCCTTCGGCGTCTTTTCCTTGTACTGATCCAGCACCCAGTCGATGGCCGAGCGGTTGCCGAGGCGATAGTCAAAGGCCTCAGACGGCACGCCGGTC
Protein-coding regions in this window:
- a CDS encoding DUF465 domain-containing protein, coding for MSIEARVRELDHRHQVLKDTIARESRSPSADSLYLKELKRKKLKLKDEIDTIKATLRQERTYETLQ
- a CDS encoding sialate O-acetylesterase, which codes for MRRHWLAGLIALSLPMAAQAQDKPILAEVFRDHAVLQRDRPVPVWGEARPGETVTLSFGSARVTALTDATGHWRAELPPMPAGGPYVLMASAGAVKQAVSDVLVGDVFLCSGQSNMEWNLKDTIGAAEQIATSANPTIRMMTVQKTQAFTPQSHFVTPTEWQTASPATTPNWSAVCYNFARDLQTHVNVPIGLINASWGGSKIQPWMSRAALQKIGGYQEGLDMLDAYASDTVKGAGAYGQVFEQWWQAAGGPGTPWAVTPQALSGWAAVPDVSRNFDDWGVKALSDYNGPLWYAINVKLSAEEAKAGATLSLGAIDDLDLTFVNGVAIGYTSAPGSPRAYKLPAGTLKAGDNLIVVQAVDLWAKGGMYGDAVRELRLANGTAKPLKTGWRYWQPPQNVRFPPTAPWDPTGGLITLHQAMIAPIGPYALTGALWYQGESNTGEAAKYEALMAGLMADWRQQFGPDTAFLLVQLANFGTIPTAPVESGWSGVREAQRRAALNDKRAAYAVTIDIGNPLDIHPRDKLTVGKRLSRAAQSLIYKAALSPSGGVPIEATRANGQLSVRFAQLDGALKTSDGQAAVRFELCGEGVGSCQYAEARLAGDTLVLSGPSAASATRVRYCWGDSPVCNLTDATLPVSPFEIAVK